In one Triplophysa dalaica isolate WHDGS20190420 chromosome 9, ASM1584641v1, whole genome shotgun sequence genomic region, the following are encoded:
- the zgc:153184 gene encoding capZ-interacting protein isoform X2 gives MESHGDFPPHYASGSAQQSKSASSFCHDQEETPVKPSVAQLAGRLRGHALPMPGNKEVKLMRRPPCSLQINNQTDKDTKHEKSSICPPKMKIKSSPLIEKLQANLALSSSVLLSAPKSPESKHPPTVSNPSSPCSSHRSTLQPVQLSCEDEVPVCFEQPVEGTPLPSINKSRARLSFKRRLPTRQHRKSACEEAKAHMEDESSQQPDDPRQNGDGEEVLGASLPEDEEDKMSSSHTDPEEQERDRIENRVALQKNDRSEVSQTENDKKVTSDEHQPSDCKQTPEPEQDKTAGEQTEMKENKELLGI, from the exons GAGGAAACTCCAGTAAAACCATCAGTGGCTCAGCTGGCTGGAAGACTCCGAGGTCACGCACTGCCAATGCCAGGAAACAAAGAG GTTAAATTAATGAGAAGACCTCCATGCTCTCTGCAGATAAACAACCAAACAGATAAAGATACCAAACATGAG AAATCATCAATCTGTCCtccaaaaatgaagataaaaagTTCTCCTCTCATTGAAAAACTACAG GCCAACTTAGCTCTTTCTTCAAGCGTACTACTGTCAGCCCCTAAAAGTCCAGAGAGCAAACACCCACCCACTGTTTCCAATCCAAGCAGCCCATGCAGCTCCCATAGATCCACCCTGCAGCCAGTTCAGCTGTCCTGTGAAGATGAAGTGCCGGTGTGCTTCGAGCAACCGGTCGAGGGCACTCCGCTGCCCAGCATTAACAAG AGCCGAGCCAGGCTGTCTTTTAAAAGACGTCTGCCCACGCGACAACACAGGAAGTCAGCATGCGAGGAGGCAAAGGCTCACATGGAAGACGAGTCGTCACAACAACCAGACGACCCGCGGCAGAACGGTGACGGAGAGGAAGTTTTGGGGGCCTCTCTGCCAGAGGATGAAGAAGATAAGATGTCTTCCTCTCATACAGATCCAGAAGAGCAGGAGAGAGACAGGATAGAGAACAGAGTTGCTCTTCAGAAAAATGACAGGAGTGAAGTGAGCCAGACAGAAAATGATAAGAAAGTGACGTCAGATGAGCACCAGCCTTCTGACTGTAAACAGACACCAGAACCAGAGCAAGATAAAACGGCAGGAGAACAGACAGAAATGAAGGAGAACAAGGAACTGCTGGGCATTTGA
- the zgc:153184 gene encoding capZ-interacting protein isoform X4 — MEEETPVKPSVAQLAGRLRGHALPMPGNKEVKLMRRPPCSLQINNQTDKDTKHEKSSICPPKMKIKSSPLIEKLQANLALSSSVLLSAPKSPESKHPPTVSNPSSPCSSHRSTLQPVQLSCEDEVPVCFEQPVEGTPLPSINKSRARLSFKRRLPTRQHRKSACEEAKAHMEDESSQQPDDPRQNGDGEEVLGASLPEDEEDKMSSSHTDPEEQERDRIENRVALQKNDRSEVSQTENDKKVTSDEHQPSDCKQTPEPEQDKTAGEQTEMKENKELLGI, encoded by the exons GAGGAAACTCCAGTAAAACCATCAGTGGCTCAGCTGGCTGGAAGACTCCGAGGTCACGCACTGCCAATGCCAGGAAACAAAGAG GTTAAATTAATGAGAAGACCTCCATGCTCTCTGCAGATAAACAACCAAACAGATAAAGATACCAAACATGAG AAATCATCAATCTGTCCtccaaaaatgaagataaaaagTTCTCCTCTCATTGAAAAACTACAG GCCAACTTAGCTCTTTCTTCAAGCGTACTACTGTCAGCCCCTAAAAGTCCAGAGAGCAAACACCCACCCACTGTTTCCAATCCAAGCAGCCCATGCAGCTCCCATAGATCCACCCTGCAGCCAGTTCAGCTGTCCTGTGAAGATGAAGTGCCGGTGTGCTTCGAGCAACCGGTCGAGGGCACTCCGCTGCCCAGCATTAACAAG AGCCGAGCCAGGCTGTCTTTTAAAAGACGTCTGCCCACGCGACAACACAGGAAGTCAGCATGCGAGGAGGCAAAGGCTCACATGGAAGACGAGTCGTCACAACAACCAGACGACCCGCGGCAGAACGGTGACGGAGAGGAAGTTTTGGGGGCCTCTCTGCCAGAGGATGAAGAAGATAAGATGTCTTCCTCTCATACAGATCCAGAAGAGCAGGAGAGAGACAGGATAGAGAACAGAGTTGCTCTTCAGAAAAATGACAGGAGTGAAGTGAGCCAGACAGAAAATGATAAGAAAGTGACGTCAGATGAGCACCAGCCTTCTGACTGTAAACAGACACCAGAACCAGAGCAAGATAAAACGGCAGGAGAACAGACAGAAATGAAGGAGAACAAGGAACTGCTGGGCATTTGA
- the zgc:153184 gene encoding capZ-interacting protein isoform X1: MEQSHGDFPPHYASGSAQQSKSASSFCHDQEETPVKPSVAQLAGRLRGHALPMPGNKEVKLMRRPPCSLQINNQTDKDTKHEKSSICPPKMKIKSSPLIEKLQANLALSSSVLLSAPKSPESKHPPTVSNPSSPCSSHRSTLQPVQLSCEDEVPVCFEQPVEGTPLPSINKSRARLSFKRRLPTRQHRKSACEEAKAHMEDESSQQPDDPRQNGDGEEVLGASLPEDEEDKMSSSHTDPEEQERDRIENRVALQKNDRSEVSQTENDKKVTSDEHQPSDCKQTPEPEQDKTAGEQTEMKENKELLGI, from the exons GAGGAAACTCCAGTAAAACCATCAGTGGCTCAGCTGGCTGGAAGACTCCGAGGTCACGCACTGCCAATGCCAGGAAACAAAGAG GTTAAATTAATGAGAAGACCTCCATGCTCTCTGCAGATAAACAACCAAACAGATAAAGATACCAAACATGAG AAATCATCAATCTGTCCtccaaaaatgaagataaaaagTTCTCCTCTCATTGAAAAACTACAG GCCAACTTAGCTCTTTCTTCAAGCGTACTACTGTCAGCCCCTAAAAGTCCAGAGAGCAAACACCCACCCACTGTTTCCAATCCAAGCAGCCCATGCAGCTCCCATAGATCCACCCTGCAGCCAGTTCAGCTGTCCTGTGAAGATGAAGTGCCGGTGTGCTTCGAGCAACCGGTCGAGGGCACTCCGCTGCCCAGCATTAACAAG AGCCGAGCCAGGCTGTCTTTTAAAAGACGTCTGCCCACGCGACAACACAGGAAGTCAGCATGCGAGGAGGCAAAGGCTCACATGGAAGACGAGTCGTCACAACAACCAGACGACCCGCGGCAGAACGGTGACGGAGAGGAAGTTTTGGGGGCCTCTCTGCCAGAGGATGAAGAAGATAAGATGTCTTCCTCTCATACAGATCCAGAAGAGCAGGAGAGAGACAGGATAGAGAACAGAGTTGCTCTTCAGAAAAATGACAGGAGTGAAGTGAGCCAGACAGAAAATGATAAGAAAGTGACGTCAGATGAGCACCAGCCTTCTGACTGTAAACAGACACCAGAACCAGAGCAAGATAAAACGGCAGGAGAACAGACAGAAATGAAGGAGAACAAGGAACTGCTGGGCATTTGA